The nucleotide sequence CAAAACACTACCCTTTTGACCCTCCTGCCGGTACTGGCTCGTATAATGGGCCGACGAAAGAAGATCGTACAAGAGTGTGAGCAACTGATGGACAAACCGGAGCAGATCCGGAACATCGCCATCGCGGCTCACGTCGATCACGGGAAGACGACGCTGACGGACAACCTCCTCGCGGGGGCGGGTATGATCGCCGACGAGGGCGAGGCGACCCGTCTGATGATGGACACCGAAGAGGACGAGCAGGAGCGCGGGATCACCATCGACGCGGCTAACGTTTCGATGACCCACGAGTACGAGGACAAAAACCACCTCATCAACCTCATCGACACGCCCGGCCACGTCGACTTCGGTGGCGACGTGACCCGCGCGATGCGCGCCGTCGACGGTGCGCTCGTCGTCGTCGACGCCGTCGAGGGCGCGATGCCGCAGACCGAGACGGTCGTTCGGCAGGCGCTGCGGGAGGGCGTCAAGCCCGCGCTGTTCATCAACAAGGTCGACCGACTCATCTCCGAACTCCAAGAGGGTCCCGAGGAGATGCAAGAGCGGCTGATGGACGTCATCGGAGACGTCAACGAACTCATCCGCGGGATGACCGAGGATCGAGACGACATCGACGACTGGACGGTCTCCGTCGAGGGCGGCACCGTCGCGTTCGGATCCGCCCTCTACAAGTGGGGCGTCTCCGCGCCGTCGATGGTCCGCACGGGCATCGGCTTCCCCGAGATCATCGAGATGGAGCGCAACGACCAGCGGCTCGAACTCCACGAGCAGACGCCGCTGTCGGACGTCGTGCTCGATATGGTCGCCGAGCACTTCCCGAACCCGCTCGACGCCCAGCCCCGCCGTATCCCGCGCGTCTGGCGCGGCGACGACGAGTCCGAGCTCGCGCGCCAGATGCGCGAGGTCGACGACGACGGCGAGGTCGTCTTCATGGTGACGGACATCTCGATGGACCCCCACGCGGGCGAGATCGCCACCGGGCGACTGTTCAGCGGGACGATCAAGCAGGGCCAAGAGCTGTACGTCTCCGGGACGGCCGGAAAGAACCGCGTGCAGTCGGTCGGGATCTTCATGGGCGGCGAGCGCGAGGAGCTCGACCGCGGCGTCCCCGCCGGGAACATCGCGGCCGTCACTGGCCTTCGTGACGCCATCGCCGGTTCGACCGTCTCCTCCGTGGAGATGACGCCGTTCGAGTCGATCGAGCACATCTCCGAGCCGGTCATCACGAAGTCCGTCGAGGCGGAGAACATGGACGACCTGCCGAAGCTCATCGAGACGCTCCAGCAGGTCGCGAAGGAGGACCCGACGATCCGCGTCGAGATTAACGAGGACACCGGCGAGCACCTGATCAGCGGGCAGGGCGAACTGCACCTCGAGGTCATCACCCAGCGTATCCAGAAGAATCAGGGGATTCCGGTTCAGACCGGTGAACCGATCGTCGTCTACCGCGAGGCCCCACAGCAGGCCTCCCGCGAGGTCGAGGGTGTCTCGCCGAACCGCCACAACAAGTTCTACATCACCGTCGAACCCCTCTCGGAGGATATCGTCGACGCGATCAAGCTCGGCGAGGTCTCGATGGATATGCCCGAACTGGAGCGCCGCGAGGCGCTGCAGGAGGCCGGGATGGACAAAGACACCTCCCAAGAGGTCGAGCACATCCACGGCACCAACATCCTCATCGACGACACGAAGGGTATCCAGCACCTCAACGAGACGATGGAGCTCGTCATCGAGGGTCTCGACGAGGCGCTCGACGACGGTCCGCTGGCCAACGAGCCAGTGCAGGGGGCGCTGCTCCGCCTGCACGACGCGAAGCTCCACGAGGACACCATCCACCGCGGTCCGGCGCAGGTTATTCCTGCAGTTCGGGACGCCGTTCACCGCGCGCTCATCGACGCCGACATCAAGCTGCTCGAACCCATCCAGAACGTCCGCATCGACGTTCCGTCCGAACACATGGGTTCGGCGTCCGGCGAGATTCAGGGTCGTCGCGGCCGCGTCGACGACATGTTCCAAGAGGGCGACCTGATGGTCATCGAGGGCATCGCGCCCGTCGAAGAGATGATCGGCTTCTCCTCGGACATCCGCTCGGCGACCGAGGGTCGCGCGTCGTGGAACACCGAGAACGCCGGTTTCCGCGTGCTCGTGGACAACCTCCAGCGCGAGAAGATTATGGAGATCCGCGAGCGCAAAGGGATGAAGCTCGAACTCCCGAGCTCGGTCGACCAGTTCTAACTCGGTCGACGCTCCCGTTCGCACCGACTCCGAAACCTGTCGGCCCGCCGTTTTGCGGTTCGGTTGTTCCGTTCTGACGGAATCGCCGCGAGTCCCTCGTCTCTCAGCCTGTGATTCTCTGCTCCGATACTGGGGCCAGTACCTTCAAGCGATCGTCACCCTTGGCTCGCACCTATGCAAACGCAATTACTCTCTCTTCTCGATCGGATCGGCTTCGGATCGCCGCCGGAGTCGGTGCGCTCACACGGCGGATCGCCGGTCCGGATCGTCGCCAGTGCCGTCGTTTCGCTGACCGGCCTCGCGCTGTTAGTCCCGAACCTCTTTCCGCTCCTCGAGGGCAGCGGGGCGTTTGCAGTCGTGCTCGGTCTCCTCGGTGCGGTCGTTTCAGTCGGCCTCGTCGTCGTCGGCGGGCTGTTGTACACCAGCGGGTTCAGCGACACGAACGCCGTTCGCATCGCGGCTTGGAACGTCCTCGGTGTCGTCGTCTTGGGAAGCGTGATGTTCGCGCACGCCGTCGCACAGAACCGCCTCTCCGGTGGGATCGCCCCCTCGATGTTCACCGTCGGCAATCTGCTCGCGATCGGCGCGGCCGCGCACGTCATCATCGGCGTGTACGACGCCCGGCGGGTCCGCGCGGAACAACTCGCTCGCGAACGGCGTCGGACGGCGGTGCTGAACCGAGTGCTCAGACATAACCTCCGCAACGAGGCGCAGGTGCTCGCCGGGCATGCCGACATCGTCGCCGACATCCCCGACGACGCGCAGCTCCGGCGCTCGGCCGGCGTGCTGAAACGCAGCGCCGACACCGTCGGCAGTCTCGCGGAGGGCGCGAAGACGATCACGCGCGAGCGCGACAGAGCGCCCGACGAATACGAGCCGGCGGATCCGACGGCCGTGTTCGAGGAGGCCGTCGAGCGCGCGCGAGACCGGTATCCTGACGTCGCGTTCGATTTCGACGCGCCGGACGAGATCGACGCGACAGTCCGCGCCAGCGACGGGCTCCGCACGGCGCTGAACGAGTTGCTCGAAAACGCCGCCGAGCACGGCGAATCGCCGGTCGACGCGTCCGTTCGTGTCCTCCCGCAGACGATCGAGCTGTCCGTCACCGACCACGGCGACGGTATCCCCACCCACGAGCGCGACGTCGTCGTCGGCGACGCCGACATCACGCAGCTGACGCACGGAAGCGGACTGGGGCTGTGGGTCGCAAAGACCGTAGCTGACACGCACCGCGGTTCGCTGTCGTTCTCAGACGCACCCGAGTCGACGACGGTCACGCTATCGCTTCCGCGGGCGTAGGTGCGATCCCGTCACTCTCGGCGTGGCCGCACTTCTCCCGACTGCACGGTGCCCCGCCTTTTCGTCATCGGCAACGCGTGCCATCGACGAAGGCTTATATCGGTCCGGCAGTTGACGTTGGAGTATGTGTACGAAATCGATCTCACGGTCGCGCTCCCGGCGGACGGGACGGGGCCACCGAGTCGCCGCCTCGCGGATCGAGGGGGTTCGTGAGGAACCGGAGCGCGCGGGAGTGACGTATCTGTGACCCCCGCACTCGGATCCGACTCTGAGACGGAGCGTGCGGACGACGCGGAGCGGAGCGGGCGATCCCGCGGCGATATCGACGACGCCGACCGCGAGCCCCAGCCGCACACCATTCGGCTCGAACTCGCGGACGAACCGGGGCAGCTTCTGGCCGCTCTCGAACCGATCTCGGAGAACGGTGGGAACCTGCTGTCGATCTTCCACGAGCGGGGGAACGTCACCCCGCGGGGTCGAATCCCCGTCGAGGTCGACGTCGAGGCCACGCCGGACCGTTTCGAGGCGATCGTCGCGGCGCTCCGCGAGGGCGGACTCAACGTCGTGCAGGCGGGCGCGGAACACTACGCCGAGGAGGTCGTCGTGCTCCTCGTCGGCCACCTTGTCGACACCGACCTCTCCGATACGCTCCGTCGGGTCGAAGGGAACCCCGCGACCTCGATCGCGGACTTCTCGCTGAACGCGCCCGAGGGTCGTAACGACACCTCGAGCGCGCGCCTGCGCATCGCGACACGCGCGGGCGAGACGACGGCGGCGCTGGAACTCGTTCGCGAGATCGCATCGGAGAAGGACCTCCACGTCGTTGAACCGCTCGCGGGAGGTGCGCTATGAGCGACGGAAAGCGACTCGCCGTCCTCGGCGCGGGCGCGGTCGGCAGTTCCGTCGTCGACCTCGCCGCCGAGTACGGCCACGAGGTCGTCGCCTTCGCGGACTCCTCCGCTGCGGTCGTCGACGCCGACGGCATCGACGCCGCGGCGGCGTTAGAGCGGAAGCAGACCGAGGGAACCGTCGGCGACGCCGACCCCGACGCGGCGCTTGCCGCCGACTACGACGTGCTCGTCGAGGCGACGCCGACGACGCTCGGGGACGCGGAACCCGGATTTTCGCACCTCAAAACGGCGCTGGAGCGCGACCGACACGTCGTCCTCGCGAACAAGGGGCCGGTCGCAGAGCGATACGGCGACGTCCGCGCACTGGAGCGTGAGAGCGCTGGAAACGTCCGTTTCGAGGCCACCGTCGGCGGCGCGATTCCGATCATCTCGACGGTCGAGGACCTTTCGCCCTCGCACGTCACCGCCGCCCGCGGCGTGCTCAACGGCACGGCGAACTTCATCCTCTCGCGGATGGCCGCCGAGGGTATCGACTACGAGCACGTGCTCGCGGAGGCGCAGGACCTCGGCGTCGCGGAGGCGGACCCGACGTTCGACGTCGAGGGGACCGACGCGGCGCTGAAGTGTGTCATCCTCGCGAACGTACTCTCGGCGGGCGAGCGGGAGTTCACGCTCTCGGACGCCGAAGTCGAGGGCATTACGAACGTGCCCGGCAGCGCGCTCGAACTCGCCGCAGAAGACGGACGGACGATCAGACTGGTCGGCGAGGCGACCCGCGACGGTATTCGGGTCGGGCCGCGACTCATCCCGCAGAACGCCGCGCTCGCGGTGACCGGGACGCGCAACATCGCGCAGTTGGAGACGACGAACGCGGGACAACTGAACCTCAGCGGTCGCGGTGCGGGCGGTCCTGAGACGGCCTCGGCGGTTCTCGGCGACGTGGGACGGCTCGATTAGCGGCGGGGCGGCGGTGATTTTTGCCGTGGATTGCTTCGATATGCACCGTAATTACTGCCGATTCGACCGTGGTAGATGCTCCCACAAACCGCGATACGACGGCGTTTCGGCCGTCTACGTATCGAAATGGTTTTAGGGCTTTCTGGCCAAAGAAGCCGGTACAGAGCGCCTTAGCGCGTGACCCACACTATGAGTGACAAACCGCACCAGAACTTGGCCATTATCGGCCACGTCGACCACGGAAAGAGTACGCTGGTCGGGCGACTCCTGTTCGAGACAGGGTCCGTCCCGGAGCACGTAATCGAACAGCACCGAGAAGAAGCCGAAGAGAAGGGCAAGGGCGGATTCGAGTTCGCCTACGTGATGGACAACCTCGCCGAGGAGCGCGAGCGTGGTGTCACCATCGACATCGCCCACCAGGAGTTCGACACCGACGAGTACTACTTCACCATCGTCGACTGTCCGGGCCACCGTGACTTCGTCAAGAACATGATCACGGGTGCCTCGCAGGCTGACAACGCGGTCCTCGTCGTCGCCGCCGACGACGGTGTCGCGCCCCAGACCCGCGAGCACGTCTTCCTCGCCCGCACGCTCGGTATCAACGAGCTCATCATCGGCGTGAACAAGATGGACCTCGTCGACTACAGCGAGGACACCTACAACGACGTCAAAGAGGAGGTCAATCAGCTCCTCAAGCAGGTTCAGTTCAACTCCGACGACGCACTGTACATCCCGATCTCGGCTTTCGAGGGCGACAACATCTCCGAAGAGTCCGAGAACACGTCGTGGTACGACGGCCCGACCCTGCTGGAAGCGCTCAACGGCCTGCCGGAGCCGCAGCCGCCGACGGACGCGCCGCTGCGCCTGCCGATCCAGGACGTTTACACCATCTCCGGTATCGGGACGGTCCCGGTCGGACGTGTCGAGACGGGTACGATCAGCCCCGGCGACAACGTCTCCTTCCAGCCGTCGGACGTCGGCGGCGAGGTCAAGACCGTCGAGATGCACCACGAGGAAGTGCCGCAGGCCGGCCCCGGTGACAACGTCGGGTTCAACGTCCGCGGCATCGGCAAGGACGACATCCGCCGCGGTGACGTCTGTGGCCCCGCCGACGATCCGCCGTCGGTCGCCGAGACGTTCAAAGCGCAGATCGTCGTGATGCAGCACCCCTCGGTCATCACCGCGGGCTACACGCCGGTCTTCCACGCCCACACGGCGCAGGTCGCCTGTACGATCGAGTCGATCGATCAGAAGCTCGACCCCGCCTCGGGTGAGGTCGCGGAGGAGAACCCCGACTTCATCCAGTCCGGCGACGCAGCGGTCGTCACCGTGCGACCGCAGAAGCCGCTCAGCATCGAGCCGTCTGGCGAGATCCCCGAGCTCGGGTCCTTCGCTGTCCGCGACATGGGTCAGACCATCGCGGCCGGAAAGGTCCTCGAGGTCAACGAGCGATAGATGCAGCAGGCACGCGTCCGTCTCGCCGGAACGAGCCCGGACGACCTCGACGACATCTGCGACGATGTCCGCGAGATCGCGAACAAAACGGGGGTTAACCTCAGCGGACCGATCCCGCTGCCGACGAAGACGCTCGAAGTGCCCGCGCGGAAGTCCCCCGACGGAGAGGGGACGGCCACGTGGGAGCACTGGGAGATGCGCGTCCACAAGCGTCTCATCGACATCGACGCCGACGAACGCGCGCTCCGGCAGCTGATGCGGATTCAGGTGCCGAACGACGTCAGCATCGAGATCGTCCTCGAAGACTGAGCGGTCGACTTCCGACCGCCTGACGCCCCTTTCGCCCCGTTGTCGCGGTCTCACGACCCTACGGGTGTGGCGCTAAGGCGTCGACGTCACCTCCTGTCGTCGCCTCGCCGTGGTGTGATTCGCACGCACGCGAGGGACGAAGCAGAAGGTACAAATGACGCGCCGCCTTCGAACGTAATGCGGGCTCGTAGATCAGTGGCAGATCGCTTCCTTCGCAAGGAAGAGGCCCTGGGTTCAAATCCCAGCGAGTCCACTACTTACTCTCGACACCATTCCGACGAGCAGTGACTCCGTCAGGAGTCCTGTGAGTACCGTCGGTGTCGAGTGTAATCGTGCCTGTTTGAGCTGGGATTTGAGCAGCGAGCAACGCGAAGCGTTGCGAGTGAGTTCAACATCCCAGCGAGTCCATCTAACTTTCCCGTCATTTCGAGTTCTTAGATATTCCCGATTCTTAGCCGCTGCACGCGGTATTTGCAGAAGAGTATCACCTGTAAAAAAACACTGTTTCTAAATGAATTACTAACGATCGGACATTCACGTCACCGCTGTACCCTGATTCGATGACGCCGCGCGGTACTACTGTCGGATGCGCGGCGGCGGCATCGCCGGCGGGGAATTCTCGACCGAAGTCAGTCACCAGACGAAAGAACGCCCGATGTCCTTCGAATCCAAAGGAGCCCGCGAGGTGCGAAAACGTGAGTTCGTAATTCGAGAAGCCGATCTCGGCATCGACTACTCACTGGTACAACTACCGATTTGTCTCTCCCGGTGAATCCGCGACGCTCTCACACCGTTTTCCACGCGCCTCTGATGTCTGTCGGCGACATCTGGGTGTCGTGCGTCTCCCGTGCGTGTTCTTGGACGAATTCGATGAGCTGGTTCTCGTCCTCGGATCGAATCATAAAGTCGCAGTCGTATCCTGCTTCTCGACAGGAGATTTCTTTGGCCATCGGTTTCGGACCTCCGTGCGGAGGGATGGGCGAACGCTATTTTGTTATTCACCGAGATGTCCACAATCCGGGAAGCGGGACGTTCGAACGGTGATCCTATCGATCGGTGTGAGTCGGAATTCTCTCGGGCTACGTGGGCTGTGTCCCTGACTCCTTGCATCTCGAATTCTCGCATAATCGGCGAGGACGCCACCGCGCGTAATTGCGGCTTATCTCTCGGCTGAGGCGCATAGCGCCGTCCTAGTACCGAATAAGACTGCCTTTCTGGGTGGTTGCACCGCTGCGTGAGAACTGCCGATATCACAGTTACAACTGATTGCCCGTCCGATCGCACGCTTGGCGTGCGATCGAGAGCGGCACGGATAATTCTCTGTTAACCGACATTGGTAGAGCCCGGTCGCGAGGAGCGGATAAATCGCGAGGCTGTACGTGAAGGGGTTCACCTCCGACGTGAGCGGCCAGCCGACGTGGTTACCGCGAATGACGTGGCCGATGTGATGGGCCGCCCCCAGCGCCGTCGGCATCACGGTGAGCGCGAGGAACACCTCCGTCAGACTGTCGTCGACTGTCGGCAGTTCGTCCGAGAATCGATCTCTGATCGCCATAGTCGAGCGTCGTTCTCAACTGGGATCAGATTTTGACCCATATGTTGGGTCGGTGAACTGATGACGACTATAGTAGCGTTTGCAAGTCTTCACTCACTCGACCGCACGACAGCGTGCGGTCGGATGAGTAATCAGTTGCAAACGCTACTATAGCTCCCCCGGATAGCATAATCGCATCCGACTGATCCGATTACGAATCTCTCAAAACACCTAGCCCCATCGCTGTTTATCCTCGATAGTAGCACGTCAAAGATCGATATACAACGCCATTTTTCCACCCGAATACTTATCATATGTGGAACTATCTCCTAAATTAGACGTCACAATGGACAACGAACGGACTACTCGACGAACCCTCATTCGATCCGCAGCAGTCGGCTTGGGACTCGGTGCGCTCGCGACGCCCGCCACCGGACGCCGATCGAAGGGCGGCAACGGCCGAGGACGCGAGACAGACAACGGCAAAATCTCGCTCGTTGACGGCGACGCGGAGTATCGAATCTACATCGCCGGCGACGGGGACGGCGCGGCCGACACCGTCGAGGCGTTTGCGTATCCGAAGGAACCGGTGCTGGCCTCCGAGGACCCTGTGGGCGGGCTATTCGATGCGGGTGACATCGAAAAGACGCCGAACGGGCAGACGCTGCATCACACGTTGCGGTTCTTTCAGGGGCTGCTGATTCGGAAAGACCGCGGCAAGCCGTACGTGATGGTACATCAGGGTGACGGGCGCTTCGTCTCGAAGGGTCAGTCGATCAACTTCGAGGCGCGGACCACGGAGGAGTTGTGGGCGCTGTTCGAGGGGGCCGGCTTCGACCCGGACTTCGCGGCGCTCGAACCGTTCGCGACGCTCGCAGGCGGTCGCTGGCGCGCCTTGGCACGCGACGTCGTGCAGTTCGCCGGCGACCCCGAGACGAGTCGGTCTATCGCGTGGTCGATCACGCGCGTCGACTTCTACACGCGGGGCGGCGGGCGACCGTCGCCCGAACTCTCGGCGCTGTACGCGATCTATCCGAATCTGGACGAAGACGGCCGTCCGACGACCGCGAATCCGCTGGATCCGACGATCAGACCGATGCCCGGACCGACGCGGGAGACCGGACGCGAACTGATCGCTGACGGACGAGCGAACCTCGGCGGGCAGTAGCGCCCGTGCGACGTCGACGCGCCGCTGAAAGCTCTGGAAGGTCAGCCTGCGAGCCGCTGCCGATTACGGTGCCGCTGACTACGGCCGTCCGACGCGGTCGTGTCGCCGCCAGAGGTAGTAGCCGCCGGCCGGGACGGAGAGTATCCAGATCATCGGGAGCAGGACGTTGAGCAGGTGGACGACGCCGACTACGGCCCACAGCGTGCGGTTCGGCTCCCACTCGACGTCGCTCTCGCCGACGGCGAGCGCGTCGAGGTACAGCGAGAGGCTGAACATCGGGATGAGCACGACGCCGAGGATCAGTGCGAGGACGAGAACGAACGGGAGCAGCGCGGCGAACGCGGGAACCGTCTCGTAGAGGAAGGCCGCGTTCTCCTGTACGCCGATGAGCGTGAGGACGATCGGGGCCGACACGAGGATCACGGCGTAGGTCGCGACCGTGAGCGCGACGCCGTAGTACCACCGAGAAACGCGCTCGGAACGTACTGGCCCCGCCTCGTTGTCCA is from Halobellus sp. LT62 and encodes:
- a CDS encoding DUF1059 domain-containing protein yields the protein MAKEISCREAGYDCDFMIRSEDENQLIEFVQEHARETHDTQMSPTDIRGAWKTV
- the rpsJ gene encoding 30S ribosomal protein S10; translated protein: MQQARVRLAGTSPDDLDDICDDVREIANKTGVNLSGPIPLPTKTLEVPARKSPDGEGTATWEHWEMRVHKRLIDIDADERALRQLMRIQVPNDVSIEIVLED
- a CDS encoding elongation factor EF-2, whose translation is MGRRKKIVQECEQLMDKPEQIRNIAIAAHVDHGKTTLTDNLLAGAGMIADEGEATRLMMDTEEDEQERGITIDAANVSMTHEYEDKNHLINLIDTPGHVDFGGDVTRAMRAVDGALVVVDAVEGAMPQTETVVRQALREGVKPALFINKVDRLISELQEGPEEMQERLMDVIGDVNELIRGMTEDRDDIDDWTVSVEGGTVAFGSALYKWGVSAPSMVRTGIGFPEIIEMERNDQRLELHEQTPLSDVVLDMVAEHFPNPLDAQPRRIPRVWRGDDESELARQMREVDDDGEVVFMVTDISMDPHAGEIATGRLFSGTIKQGQELYVSGTAGKNRVQSVGIFMGGEREELDRGVPAGNIAAVTGLRDAIAGSTVSSVEMTPFESIEHISEPVITKSVEAENMDDLPKLIETLQQVAKEDPTIRVEINEDTGEHLISGQGELHLEVITQRIQKNQGIPVQTGEPIVVYREAPQQASREVEGVSPNRHNKFYITVEPLSEDIVDAIKLGEVSMDMPELERREALQEAGMDKDTSQEVEHIHGTNILIDDTKGIQHLNETMELVIEGLDEALDDGPLANEPVQGALLRLHDAKLHEDTIHRGPAQVIPAVRDAVHRALIDADIKLLEPIQNVRIDVPSEHMGSASGEIQGRRGRVDDMFQEGDLMVIEGIAPVEEMIGFSSDIRSATEGRASWNTENAGFRVLVDNLQREKIMEIRERKGMKLELPSSVDQF
- a CDS encoding homoserine dehydrogenase codes for the protein MSDGKRLAVLGAGAVGSSVVDLAAEYGHEVVAFADSSAAVVDADGIDAAAALERKQTEGTVGDADPDAALAADYDVLVEATPTTLGDAEPGFSHLKTALERDRHVVLANKGPVAERYGDVRALERESAGNVRFEATVGGAIPIISTVEDLSPSHVTAARGVLNGTANFILSRMAAEGIDYEHVLAEAQDLGVAEADPTFDVEGTDAALKCVILANVLSAGEREFTLSDAEVEGITNVPGSALELAAEDGRTIRLVGEATRDGIRVGPRLIPQNAALAVTGTRNIAQLETTNAGQLNLSGRGAGGPETASAVLGDVGRLD
- a CDS encoding sensor histidine kinase — protein: MQTQLLSLLDRIGFGSPPESVRSHGGSPVRIVASAVVSLTGLALLVPNLFPLLEGSGAFAVVLGLLGAVVSVGLVVVGGLLYTSGFSDTNAVRIAAWNVLGVVVLGSVMFAHAVAQNRLSGGIAPSMFTVGNLLAIGAAAHVIIGVYDARRVRAEQLARERRRTAVLNRVLRHNLRNEAQVLAGHADIVADIPDDAQLRRSAGVLKRSADTVGSLAEGAKTITRERDRAPDEYEPADPTAVFEEAVERARDRYPDVAFDFDAPDEIDATVRASDGLRTALNELLENAAEHGESPVDASVRVLPQTIELSVTDHGDGIPTHERDVVVGDADITQLTHGSGLGLWVAKTVADTHRGSLSFSDAPESTTVTLSLPRA
- the tuf gene encoding translation elongation factor EF-1 subunit alpha, with translation MSDKPHQNLAIIGHVDHGKSTLVGRLLFETGSVPEHVIEQHREEAEEKGKGGFEFAYVMDNLAEERERGVTIDIAHQEFDTDEYYFTIVDCPGHRDFVKNMITGASQADNAVLVVAADDGVAPQTREHVFLARTLGINELIIGVNKMDLVDYSEDTYNDVKEEVNQLLKQVQFNSDDALYIPISAFEGDNISEESENTSWYDGPTLLEALNGLPEPQPPTDAPLRLPIQDVYTISGIGTVPVGRVETGTISPGDNVSFQPSDVGGEVKTVEMHHEEVPQAGPGDNVGFNVRGIGKDDIRRGDVCGPADDPPSVAETFKAQIVVMQHPSVITAGYTPVFHAHTAQVACTIESIDQKLDPASGEVAEENPDFIQSGDAAVVTVRPQKPLSIEPSGEIPELGSFAVRDMGQTIAAGKVLEVNER
- a CDS encoding amino acid-binding protein, translated to MTPALGSDSETERADDAERSGRSRGDIDDADREPQPHTIRLELADEPGQLLAALEPISENGGNLLSIFHERGNVTPRGRIPVEVDVEATPDRFEAIVAALREGGLNVVQAGAEHYAEEVVVLLVGHLVDTDLSDTLRRVEGNPATSIADFSLNAPEGRNDTSSARLRIATRAGETTAALELVREIASEKDLHVVEPLAGGAL